The Candidatus Omnitrophota bacterium genome includes the window CGAAGCGGCTGCGGGATGCCCGCGTGAGCGCCGGCCTTGATCAGCATGCCGCCGCGCGGAAATTCGGGAAAACGCAGTCTTTTATATCCAAAATTGAATCCGGCCAGAGGCGCATCCGTGTACTCCATCTGATCAGGTTTATGGAAATATACGGCCGCCCGGCCGGCTATTTCATAAACGACCTGGTAAG containing:
- a CDS encoding helix-turn-helix transcriptional regulator, yielding MKETTLYSKKLRYLAKRLRDARVSAGLDQHAAARKFGKTQSFISKIESGQRRIRVLHLIRFMEIYGRPAGYFINDLVSAPYKIAPAGAFSRDGSESS